A genomic segment from Glycine soja cultivar W05 chromosome 18, ASM419377v2, whole genome shotgun sequence encodes:
- the LOC114397168 gene encoding uncharacterized protein LOC114397168 has protein sequence MAHGGQRWSWVVKEEFLGWFRRSFEKEVGLTGETVPLSAIVYPVGEGVNLLLSSVHPSSLQDLPLAPSVVDPPAPVVVVVVIPAPPPPPVAPFQKIAQTVEVDAPTASAGLVVVPLSTFVAPLLSAGVATMSTLVMPPPPSSVPRIPPSVVLASASTSSFFRPMFP, from the exons ATGGCTCATGGTGGCCAGcggtggtcgtgggtggtgaAGGAGGAGTTTCTAGGGTGGTTTAGGAGGAGTTTTGAGAAAGAG GTCGGACTTACTGGTGAGACTGTGCCATTGTCCGCTATCGTTTATCCTGTTGGAGAAGGGGTCAATCTGTTGCTCAG TTCGGTTCACCCATCAAGTTTGCAAGATCTACCTCTGGCTCCTTCAGTCGTCGACCCTCCTGCCccagttgttgttgttgttgttattccTGCTCCTCCACCTCCTCCTGTTGCGCCTTTTCAAAAGATTGCTCAGACTGTTGAAGTTGATGCGCCAACTGCTTCAGCTGGTCTGGTTGTGGTTCCTTTGTCCACTTTTGTTGCACCCTTGTTGAGTGCTGGTGTGGCGACCATGAGCACTCTTGTGATGCCGCCTCCTCCTTCTTCAGTTCCCCGGATTCCTCCCTCGGTTGTGTTGGCATCAGCGTCAACTTCCTCCTTTTTTCGCCCCATGTTTCCCTAA